From the genome of Athalia rosae chromosome 3, iyAthRosa1.1, whole genome shotgun sequence:
gccaAATTAGATGAAGATATAGTATCAGAGTGTACctaataatgtaatataacATAATGTATGGtgaatttattgatatttaCCGTCACAATCTGTGGTGTTGTTGGAAGCTTTAATTTTGCTTctccaaaatttgaaaccgGCTCATTCTCCAATATTTTAACCAGCTCCAAAGATCCATCCCCTGCACCGACTATTAATCTACCATCATTCAATAGGGCCAAACTTGTAACTCCGCCCCCATACAAAAATGCTTCAGTAtgaagttttttcaaattctttggaACCTTTGAGTAGCACCCAACCATCACTGGCGATCTCACTGGCTCCATGAACTCCATATTGTGGTAATAGTTGAGTCTGGAAAAAGAGATTAGTTTTATTAATTGAAAGAGTCaatgtacagaaaaaattaagtCTATTACTTTGTACCTAGCCCGAACAATATCGCCAGAAGTGGTACCACAGAATGCATTTTCATCTCTGACATCAACTACTATACAATTTATGGATCTCCTGAGCTTGCCTACTTTAACATTCACCCCATAAACTTTACGAGTTTCACAATTTATTCGCCAGACTTTTAATGTTCTGTCTCCACCAGTAATGAAACACAAATCGCGTAAGTTCGTTCTAGTTATCGTCCATGCATCCCCGGCAATTTCAGTACTGGCAAATGatcctgaaaaaatttatctttcaATGATATATTTCTAATTTCATGACCTGGAAATGATATTTGGTCATTTAGAAATTACCACACATTGCGTCACCCTGATTTACATCCCAAACTACAATGTTACCATCATCTCGTCCACCCAAACTAACGAGATAATTACTAGCACAGGTAAAGCAAACATCTTCCACACGAGCCTTGTGGATTTCATGACTTCCCTTTATGGTTCCATCGATGTAATTCCAGATGATCACCATTGCCTGTAATTTGCCAATTATGTTCAAAGTTATGCAATATTTGGATAATCTATGGTGAGTTTTGCACCTTGAATCCCACGTGGTTGATTTGTCCTGATCCAACATATTTTCCACAAGGAGAAACGCACACTGCGGAAATTACGTTTGTATGACCAGTAAGGAACTTTTGCTTTCCTGATTTGATGTTTTTGATTGTAACTTTGTTCCCCATCGGATAAATCAAATGCTCATTGTCCGGATGCAACTGTAAACCTTTTTTAGTGATCCCTGTTGTGCGAAATTCTTAATTATAAAACAATCTAATCCAGACATATTCGTGTATAGATTAATTGATCcatgttgaaattgaataggggtttattataaatttatttaaaaagataattaaaaatattgtatCACAAACCATCAAACGCTACTATTCCCTCCAATTGAAGATCATTAACGtccattttaatttattcagttTACTCTAACTTTATTTCAAGTAATAATGATTCAGTCAAAGGCAAAAGAGCCAATGTTTATCTAAAATGTCAAATTGTTTAGACGTCAGGTTCTTTAAATGGGATCCGGTGGCGTCACGTTACCATGGTTACGCGTGACGTAATCTGACAGTTTCGCAGTGCAGTTTCGGCTCCGCGGTTTCAGTGGTTTCGACAATTTCATCCCCAAGCAGACGGCGTTATAATTTTATGACAGAGCCAGTGAACTTAGGTTAGATAAACAATACTCAAGTTTCTGTCATTGCctgacaaataaataaataagtacactaagaagaataaaatgtCAGGGACAGACGAACGAGTGGaggagataaataaaaaattcttagaATTCATGAGCAAGTCTGAAAACGTTGAATTGGCATCTAAGGAAATATACGAAGATCTTTTGGACGAGGTACTGATGGGGTTCGTCTTTGATGTTCATAGAACGACAAAAACAGGGAGTTCAGATGTAGAGGAAGGGATCCCTGATGACGAGTCATATGCCATAGTAGACCTTCCAGGGCTTGATGTTTTTGGTCAACAACCcataaaaaaatctcaagaATGCAACTGTCCAAATTGCGACCGTGGTGTAGCAGCCTGTAGGTTTGCAACACACTTGGAAAAGTGCATGGGTATGGGAAGAAATAGTTcaagaattgcatctcgacgCATAGCAAACAGTTCCAAGGACTTGAGTAATCTCAGTGGTGTTATtagcgacgatgacgacgatgttgACTGGAGCTTAGCAaatgacaaaagaaaaagacgcaAAGATAGAAATGGGCTAAAAAAATCCAAGCAGACTAAAAGTGGTCATAGGAATGGAGATAACATAGGAGATAATAATCATACAAGTAACGAAAACTCACCTTCAAATTATGAGAACATGTCTATGGAAGACAAGAGAGCACTGCTTACACATATTTGTGGGGTTGTCTCTGAGCACACAAAGAAACTCTGTACAAGATCTATGCGGTGTCCTCAGCATACAGATGACCAGAGGAAAGACATGCGCGCTAATCTTGAATCTACTAACAATGGTCATTCTAATCAAGACAATCTTCATGTGGATGTTGATACCTATGAGGAAGGGGATGGACAGAACCTCAGAGATGCCTTGGCAAGGTGGGATCTCGAGGTCTCCAGCCATTCCAGTCCCGCTGATTCTGCTTCGACTACTTCCACTTCCTCTTCCAGCAGAAAGAGGGAATCCAAGACTAAGGGTAAAGGAAAAGGATCTAAGCGGGACAGAGGATCCCCGATTTCGCAGGGAGACTGAATAGACCTTTTAGTTATCATATGTAAGCCAATAGTACATTGAACTTCAAAACGATATGATTTCAGAATAAACTAATTAATAAGTGCTCATGCATTCTTTCTAGGAAAGAAACTCTGGGTTGTTGGCCAAGTCTTCTGAAGCAGTTGGTCTTTGGCTGAAGTTAAAAAACGTGGTGGCaaaagataaataatatttcttcCAACCGGATTatttatgatattattatgCTTTATTACTACCtaagttatttttcaatcaattgcTATCATATGCTATCGATAACCAGATaagtggaagaaaataattatgaatttaAACATAATTAATTCTGACTAAGCGGGATTAATAGCGTTTTACAATTACTGTGAAATTATCATATGAATAATCATGTTGTGACTATTCTCGACTGAATATTTACTTATTAGGATCAGGATTCATGTATTAAGAATCTACAACAATGTGCGCCTAATTCTTGACAGCTTCACATACAAAACTTAGGGATGGTTTCTACCGAGGGATGGCAGCAGGatttaaacaataataataaatataacctTAAATTCATCGATGATCTGTAATAAGTCGCAATAATGAAGATATAAGGTCTTCATAGTATAGTGGAAAAAGAATATCCAAACTCTGCTAAAATGGAAATAATCTCTGAAGAGACGAATCTGTCGATTGCCGAAGACAATAATCGGGTAAGTATTTTAATCAcatatacattttattttgaGGTTGTGTATTGTGAGGTCATGTAAACACGTTATTGAATTTGTATTAAGGATAAGATTCGAGCAGAGCTTTCGACGATGACTTTTGAAGATTTACAAAAACTCAAGGAAAGATTGGGCTCCAAAGTTTACAATGAGGCACTATTTGGATCTCGTCAAAAGAAGCAGACAGACTTTAAGAGGGTCAATAAAAACAGGCCCCGAGAAATGTCCTCAAAATTCCAGGTTCCGAGGCATAAGGAAGTCATTCCTGTGAAGAAGAACATAGTCAGAGATCCAAGGTATGATAGCCTGTGTGGTAATTACAATGAGAAGGCATTTAAGAACTCGTACAAATTTCTTAATGAAATCATGGATAATGACATCAAGAAACTGAaagatgaattaaaaataactgAGGATCCAAAGACTatgaaaaaggtgaaatatCTCATTCAGAGGTTAGAGAATCGGCAGAGAGAGCAGAAAATGAGGGAAACTAAGGAACAGAGAGAAACTGAGGAAAAgcaggaaaaaattgaggctCTTAAACGTGGGGAGAAGCCAGTATTCAAGAAGAAGTGTATGTATTTGAACTACAGAGTTTGGTTTGCTTTGTTTTGTAGTCTAGCTGAAGACTTTCAAACTCACTTTGAAGCTCGATTTGcagttttattctttaaaTACATAAAATGCTCTTTCGAATACGAAGGATTCAAAAGTTCTGGTCTTGTTCCAGCTGAAAAACGGGTTCTCAATTTGGTGTCACAGTATGAAGAATTGAAGAAATCTGGAAAACTGAAGAAGCACATCGAGCGTTTGCGTAAGAAAAAAGCTAGTAAAGATAGGAAAAAGCTTGCGACTTAAGGCCCTGGTAAGAGTTAATTCAAATTTGCCTTTTGAAAACAACTATATGTGAGGGAGGAATAAAATTCTGTAAATATCCATAATTACATCTTGGTTAACAAACAATACTTCATTACAAAACGAAGACTTTTTTTACATTAACGTGATCTTAATCAGAATATCATCGatactaaaaatatttttcgcaatTACGAAAAATGCGCTTTGGAAAATTCATTCTACGATTTGTGGTGCCAGACtaccatatatatttttctgtaaAAGTGAGTACATCTATATCAAGCCATCAATCATCTAgcaaaaatttgataacaTATTCTTAAGCTGCGTATAAGATCAATTCTAGAATTCCATAACCGTGTATAAGTATACAAATGTACATACACgagcgaataattaataatgttcAGCAATCAGATGAATGGTGTTGATAACATTTATAAATTTCACTTGATGCACATGCGTTGTTCATATCAGTTACTCTCTGGCTTCTGTTCTGGTTTAAAAGGCTCACTTTGGTGATCAACTATCTCAAAAGAATCATGACCATCTCGGAAACAGGAATTGCAGTACAGATCGCCACTGCAACCGATACAGCGGAGTTGTGCATCAGCATTACAGATAACACACCAAGGTAAGCGTTCTTCATCTGGCGTTTCATCAACTGActgcaaaatttaaaaaatgaaaagaaattagcTACTGGTAATTAGAACAAGTCGAATTGCCGGCTGTTAAGTACCGACTTCAGTGTCCATTTGCTCCAATTCATCCAAATCGGATTCAGAATATTTGCCTTCTATAATTGCCTCGGCTAAAGccttttttataatttttttggtagCTGTCTGCTCATCTTCTTCATCGTCAGTTGGTttattctgaaataaaaaatcactgTTGTACTAGAGGTATTCAAAATAAGCTTGACCACATGTATCCCGCAGCAAAGTTACACACTTACTTTAGCAAATACCGCTGGATCGATTCCTCTGAGCCTGGCCAGTCTGTCCTGAATTGCAGAATCCGCATTCACGTCAGAAGAAAGTTCTAGTTCCTCCAAATACTCATTTATCAGATCTGTAGTCTTTTCTTCATCCGTTCTAGTGTCTACTGCATGGTACTGAGATGAACAATCAATTCAAAGGTAATCAAATTTACCCACAAGTAACTGATTGAATGTAAAATCTTTTAAAACTTGCATACATTTATGTTGGGGACGGGTTTATCAGGGTCTTGATCTTTGAGAAGAGCCAATCGTCTCCTAATTTCTTCAATACTAGGTTGTGGAATGGGTTTATCCtcattctttaattttttcaaccgatcaACCATCTGTTGATCCACCAAGTCCAGTCCAGACTTGAGAGTGTCccaccttttatttttctgtcgaTAAACAACTATAGGAGGTTTTGCAGGATTCTCCAGAGCATTTATTCTGCAAGTTTACGAATGGTAAGTAATAGATTTATTAAACAATGTACGATCAGAAATCAATATGACTAATTTGCAGAAATTGAAGCACATTTACTTTTTAGTAATGTCTATCGGAGCCACTTCGTCAGCCATTTGTTCTGTAGATACAGACTCCTCGGGCATATGAGACTCTGAATGACAGCTCTGGTTACTTGAAGCAGTTTCTCCTGCATCTTTCAATTTGAAGTAACATTTGCCACAAACCTTTTTGGTTCCAATAATAGGAAGGTTGAATTTATACTTCAAGCACTTTGTGCAGTAAGAAAATTTGCAGTTGGGACAAGCgttctaaaaaaaataagtcagtataataaaatttgcTATTGCAGATTTCAAGGATTTGCGTGAGGTACAAGCTACAAATGACTGAGTAGTGTACGAAAGTTCAATCTGTAGATTAATCAATTATGACtgttcgaaataaattcaaagacAGACTACTTGTAGGTTAACGAGTGCGCATACCTCGTTTCTGCATCTGTTTCAAATAATGACAAGATTTAAAAAGCAAGGGCAGATGTGGACAAGCTATTATTACCTCTCTTGTAAAGAACGTAAATTTAACCTGACAAGTGTTACATGACATTTTCATAAGAAAAATACAAGGAACAGAAAAACTTGCTAAACGTCAACTGTCAGACTTGTAACACACCAATGCGCAGTTAAGTGTCAAATCTTGGAAACAAACCGAGGTCCGCCATGTTATATCGCAGAAATAAACTACAGATACAATATGCGTGTCTGGATGAATTGTCAGCTGAAGCATTTGATATTTACAATAGAGATTCAAAGTCGAATATCATGCTTTTATAGAAACCAGCTAGAATTATCAAGACATATCCATTTTCAATGACGATGccgaattattttctatgACGCCATAGCGCCTCATACCGTATTTgaatgctgtatggtatttgaaatttcacgatttatggggtcaaaatattc
Proteins encoded in this window:
- the LOC105689708 gene encoding ribosomal RNA processing protein 36 homolog is translated as MEIISEETNLSIAEDNNRDKIRAELSTMTFEDLQKLKERLGSKVYNEALFGSRQKKQTDFKRVNKNRPREMSSKFQVPRHKEVIPVKKNIVRDPRYDSLCGNYNEKAFKNSYKFLNEIMDNDIKKLKDELKITEDPKTMKKVKYLIQRLENRQREQKMRETKEQRETEEKQEKIEALKRGEKPVFKKKSEKRVLNLVSQYEELKKSGKLKKHIERLRKKKASKDRKKLAT
- the LOC105689703 gene encoding ataxin-7-like protein 3; the protein is MSGTDERVEEINKKFLEFMSKSENVELASKEIYEDLLDEVLMGFVFDVHRTTKTGSSDVEEGIPDDESYAIVDLPGLDVFGQQPIKKSQECNCPNCDRGVAACRFATHLEKCMGMGRNSSRIASRRIANSSKDLSNLSGVISDDDDDVDWSLANDKRKRRKDRNGLKKSKQTKSGHRNGDNIGDNNHTSNENSPSNYENMSMEDKRALLTHICGVVSEHTKKLCTRSMRCPQHTDDQRKDMRANLESTNNGHSNQDNLHVDVDTYEEGDGQNLRDALARWDLEVSSHSSPADSASTTSTSSSSRKRESKTKGKGKGSKRDRGSPISQGD
- the LOC105689700 gene encoding abscission/NoCut checkpoint regulator is translated as MKMSCNTCQVKFTFFTRENACPNCKFSYCTKCLKYKFNLPIIGTKKVCGKCYFKLKDAGETASSNQSCHSESHMPEESVSTEQMADEVAPIDITKKINALENPAKPPIVVYRQKNKRWDTLKSGLDLVDQQMVDRLKKLKNEDKPIPQPSIEEIRRRLALLKDQDPDKPVPNINYHAVDTRTDEEKTTDLINEYLEELELSSDVNADSAIQDRLARLRGIDPAVFAKNKPTDDEEDEQTATKKIIKKALAEAIIEGKYSESDLDELEQMDTESVDETPDEERLPWCVICNADAQLRCIGCSGDLYCNSCFRDGHDSFEIVDHQSEPFKPEQKPESN